The region TCTGTGGCGTTTGCCACTCTGACCTTCACCAGATCAGGGATGAATGGGGCGGTGGTATTTTTCCGATGGTTCCGGGGCACGAGATTGTTGGCCGGGTTGTTGCCGTTGGCAGTGAGGTCAGCAAATTTAAAGTGGGCGATCTGGCCGGAACCGGCTGCATGGTCGATTCGTGCCGGGTGTGTGAGAACTGCCAACACGGTCTGGAGCAGTATTGCACCAATGGCAACACACTCACCTACAATAGCCTGGAACAGGATAAGAAAACGCCTACATACGGCGGTTATTCTAATACCATTGTCGTAAATGAAGACTTCGTTCTTCACATCGCTGAAACGCTTGATCTGGCCGCTACTGCCCCGCTGCTTTGTGCGGGCATCACAACCTATTCGCCCCTTAAGCACTGGAAAGTCGGAAAAGGGCATAAGCTGGCTGTTCTGGGGCTGGGTGGTCTTGGTCACATGGGCGTTAAATTCGGCGTGGCTTTTGGGGCGGAAGTAACCGTTCTGAGTACATCGCCCAAGAAAGAAGAAGATGCCCGGAAACTCGGAGCGCACAAGTTCGTCGTTACCAGCGACCCGGCCCAGCTGGAGTCAATTACCGGTTATTTTGACTTCATTCTGGATACGGTTTCCGCCGAGCATGATTATAATCAGTACCTGAGTTTGTTGAAAACGGATGGCGTACATATCTGCGTGGGCGCACCGCCAACACCTTCGGCCCTGCTGGCGTTCAGCCTGATTCCCGGCCGGAAGAGCATTGCCGGTTCTACCATTGGCGGTATTGCCGAAACGCAGGAAATGCTGGATTTCTGCGCGGAACACAACATTGTGTCGGACATCGAGCTGATCGACATCAAGGACATTCAACCGGCTTATGAACGGATGCTGAAAGGCGATGTGCGGTATCGGTTTGTGATCGATATGGCTACGTTGTAGCGTACATGGATAAACAAAATGAGCCGGGGCGCACGTCGTATGATCCCCGGCTCATTTTGTTTATCCGTCAGCAAATGTGTGCGTTAGTGCTTCAATACTTTCAAGGTGCTTTGTCGCTCGCCCTGCTGAATTTGGAGAAAATAGATTCCGGTAGGCAGGTGTTGCAGGTCGATTGGCTGGTGGAATCGGTCGCTGGTTTTGGGCGCGTTCCAGGACCGGATTGATCGACCACCCGATTCGCGCAGGTCGAACGCTACACCACCCCGGTACCGGCTGTTTATTTCCACCGTCGTCTGTTCCGTCGCCGGATTTGGCGAAATGACTAGCTGGCTGTCGGGTTCCGGTTCAACCGCTGTTACGACACCCGGTACCAAAGCAAAGGGAACAAGCCCTGCTTCGGGCGTTGGTAATTTGGTCGTTGAATAGAGGTGAAACGCGCCCGGCTCCAGCGTAACCGATTGATTAGCGTCGGCAATCTGCACCTCCTGCCCGGTGAAGAAATGAAACCATTTTCCGCCCGCTGGAAACCCGGCAGAAACAGTCTGCGCTTTCGTATCGAAGTTGCCAATCAGGAAAACGGTTCCTGAGGCACTGCGCAAGGTTAGCCGCTTCACCACGCCCGTAAAATCGGTGGTAAAATCAGCGGTGGCAAAGGCAGGAACCGTTGTTTTGAGGTTGATCAGGGCACTGTAAACTTTATACAATTTCTGCCGGTCCGCGTCCTGATAATAAGTCCAGCGGACAGGTTTAGCCGCTGTTCGGCAGTCGTCTTTTAGGGTCGTACCGTCGGAGCAGGTGTTGATGGATAGATCGTACCCCAGCTCGCCGAACTGCCAGATCATTTTTGGCCCCGGCACCGTCAGCAGAAACGCAGCCGTCAGCTTGGCCCGATCGAGCGCCGTTGGTAGCGATTTAATGGTATACGAACCCGTTGCGGCTCCATTCTGGCGGAGGTCATAAACGAGCCGTTCTTCGTCGTGACTTTCGGTGTAGCCGATCAGATTTGGCTTTTGGAAGTTGCGTTTCTGATACGAAATACCCGAGAAGTCGCCTTGTGCGGAGCGCGCTGCCCCCCGAAAATCGCCGTTATGATTTCCCCAGAGTAGCATTCCATAATTAGCCAGCTCCGTTTCTTCGGCATTGTCGGCGAAGTGTTCGAGAATAACGTAGGCGGTTGGGTCTACAGTACGAATCTGGTCATAAATGCGTTTCCAGATCGCAATCCGGCCGGCATCGTAGTTTCCCCAGGCAGACACATCATTGCCCGAGTTTTTCTGCGTGAATCCTTTCGACAGATCAAATCGGAAGCCGTCTATCTTATATTCCTGCAACCAGTATTTACAAACCCTGTCTACAAAGGCTTTGGTATCCGGGCTTTCGTGGTTGAAGTCGAAAAAGACGCTGTACGGATGCGTGGCCTGCTGGTTGAAATAAGGGCTGTCTGCCGAAGGGCGGTCACCGGCCCAGTACATTTTTACGTACGGAAACTCGTAGTCAGCCTGATTCAGCACCATGTCCAGCACCACGGCAATGCCCTGTTTGTGGGCCGCGTCGATAAACTGTCGGAGGGCCGTCTTGGTCCCGTAGGCTTTATCAGGGGCGAAATAGAACGTCGGGTTGTACCCCCACGAATCATTGCCCGAAAACTCCGTAACAGGCATCAGCTCAATGGTGTTGATGCCGAGCCGTTTCAGATAGGCCAGACTATCGGTAAGGGTTTGGTAGCTCCGGTTCTGGACGAAATCACGAACCAGTAACTCATAA is a window of Spirosoma linguale DSM 74 DNA encoding:
- a CDS encoding Alcohol dehydrogenase GroES domain protein (PFAM: Alcohol dehydrogenase GroES domain protein; Alcohol dehydrogenase zinc-binding domain protein~KEGG: mxa:MXAN_7323 zinc-binding dehydrogenase family oxidoreductase); translated protein: MINTKSYAAQTKESALAPWNFDRRDVGPHDVQFDITFCGVCHSDLHQIRDEWGGGIFPMVPGHEIVGRVVAVGSEVSKFKVGDLAGTGCMVDSCRVCENCQHGLEQYCTNGNTLTYNSLEQDKKTPTYGGYSNTIVVNEDFVLHIAETLDLAATAPLLCAGITTYSPLKHWKVGKGHKLAVLGLGGLGHMGVKFGVAFGAEVTVLSTSPKKEEDARKLGAHKFVVTSDPAQLESITGYFDFILDTVSAEHDYNQYLSLLKTDGVHICVGAPPTPSALLAFSLIPGRKSIAGSTIGGIAETQEMLDFCAEHNIVSDIELIDIKDIQPAYERMLKGDVRYRFVIDMATL
- a CDS encoding alpha amylase catalytic region (PFAM: alpha amylase catalytic region; glycoside hydrolase family 13 domain protein~SMART: alpha amylase catalytic sub domain~KEGG: mes:Meso_2421 glycoside hydrolase, family 13- like) — encoded protein: MFVTYFINNAMRSRFYTVFLFIFLLAPAFGQVVTSQPTFPTADAEITLIFDLTKSTDSRAKGLLGKQDDVYLWSGAGSTASGNAFEFQPTGQTDFNKVFTPGKMTALGGDKWQIKLVPRTYFGVPTGTPIRKLGLLLKSGDGKAQTEDLFVSIYDASFNLTRLAPNQKQFYVDADTPLPVRYKSSQSATFSLTLDGQPTASSTGSDSLNIRLNTGNQSGLLRTVIVRATSLSATTGINALADTFYFTVKPLPTVATLPAGLQDGINYTGPNKATLVLYAPKKSFVYLLGEFNNWAVDPAYLMNRTPDGTRYWLELPNLPTGETAFQYLVDGTIGVADPYADKILDRNNDKFIPATTYPNLKAFPEKAQGNTVSVLQPGQTPYVFQTTGFQRPAVNTMVVYELLVRDFVQNRSYQTLTDSLAYLKRLGINTIELMPVTEFSGNDSWGYNPTFYFAPDKAYGTKTALRQFIDAAHKQGIAVVLDMVLNQADYEFPYVKMYWAGDRPSADSPYFNQQATHPYSVFFDFNHESPDTKAFVDRVCKYWLQEYKIDGFRFDLSKGFTQKNSGNDVSAWGNYDAGRIAIWKRIYDQIRTVDPTAYVILEHFADNAEETELANYGMLLWGNHNGDFRGAARSAQGDFSGISYQKRNFQKPNLIGYTESHDEERLVYDLRQNGAATGSYTIKSLPTALDRAKLTAAFLLTVPGPKMIWQFGELGYDLSINTCSDGTTLKDDCRTAAKPVRWTYYQDADRQKLYKVYSALINLKTTVPAFATADFTTDFTGVVKRLTLRSASGTVFLIGNFDTKAQTVSAGFPAGGKWFHFFTGQEVQIADANQSVTLEPGAFHLYSTTKLPTPEAGLVPFALVPGVVTAVEPEPDSQLVISPNPATEQTTVEINSRYRGGVAFDLRESGGRSIRSWNAPKTSDRFHQPIDLQHLPTGIYFLQIQQGERQSTLKVLKH